The nucleotide window TGGCGGTGGACGGCGGCTACATGGCGCACTTCTGAGCGGCTTCGCTCTTTCCGCGTTCTTTCGCTCAAGCGCCGCGCGGGGCTTCCAGGCGCCTTCGCTCAATCGCCGCGCGGGCTTGAGCGCGCGGCTGCAGTGCTGCGAGGGCGCGTCAGCGCACCCAGAAGCGCGGCAGGAACAGCACCAGCACGGTCAGGATCTCCAGCCGCCCCAGCAGCATGGCCGCCGTGAGTAGCCACAGGGCGGAATCCGGCAGGACGCTGTAGTTGGAGGCCGGCCCCACCAGCGGCCCCAGCCCCGGCCCCACGTTGGCGAGGCAGGCGATGGTGGCGGAGAAGGCGGTCTTCAGGTCGAGGCCCAGCATGTTGAGGGCGACGCCGAACAGGAAGAAGGCCAGCAGATAGAGGAAAACGAAGGACAGAACCGAGGCCACCACGTCGTCCGCCACCGGCGCGCCGCCGTAGCGCAGGGGGAACACCCCGGCGCGGAACGAGATGCGCTTCAGGTGCTGGCGGATGGCCTTGGCGGTGATGGCGAGGCGCAGGGCCTTCAGGCCGCCGGAGGTGGAGCCGGTGCAGCCGCCGATAAACATCAGAACGAAGAAGATGGCGTCGGAGGTGGTGCCCCAGTTGGTGTAGTCCGCCGCCATGAAGCCGGTGGTGGAAATGAGCGAGGCGACGGTGAACAGCGCCCAGCGCAGCGCCGTCTCGCCGGAGGCGACGCCGCTGACCGTGAGCTGCACGAAGGAGAGGCCGGTGAACAGCGCCACGATGGCGAGAAACAGCCGCACCTCCGGATTGGAGAAGATCCGCCACGGGTCACCGGACAGGGCGCGCACATAGAGCGGGAAGGGCAGGGCGGCCATGAGCATGAAGACTACGGCCACATAGTCCACCGCGGGCTTGGCGAACACGGTGAGCGATGAGTCCGAATTGGCGAAGCCGCCGCTCGACAGGGTGGACATGGCGATGGTGACGGCATCGAAGGGCTTCAGCCCCGCCATCAGGTAGAAGCCGGCGCAGACGGCGGTGAGCAGCACATAGGCGACGAGCAGGCGCTTGGCGATGGCGCCGGCGCGGGGCAGGAACTTCTCCGACTTGTCGG belongs to Xanthobacter autotrophicus Py2 and includes:
- a CDS encoding cation transporter (PFAM: cation transporter~KEGG: slo:Shew_3740 potassium uptake protein, TrkH family), producing the protein MHAARIPTVEAEAVSVLSLRPVAATLGVLLAILGVAMLVPAIVDFATRSGGQGAFVGASAITIFVGVLLWMSGRSQKVSKLDLRQAFLLTSSVWVVLSLFAALPLMWGHSRLSFTAAMFESMSGLTTTGASVMSGLDAMSPGILLWRALLHWFGGIGIVAIAIAVLPMLSIGGMQLFRTESSDKSEKFLPRAGAIAKRLLVAYVLLTAVCAGFYLMAGLKPFDAVTIAMSTLSSGGFANSDSSLTVFAKPAVDYVAVVFMLMAALPFPLYVRALSGDPWRIFSNPEVRLFLAIVALFTGLSFVQLTVSGVASGETALRWALFTVASLISTTGFMAADYTNWGTTSDAIFFVLMFIGGCTGSTSGGLKALRLAITAKAIRQHLKRISFRAGVFPLRYGGAPVADDVVASVLSFVFLYLLAFFLFGVALNMLGLDLKTAFSATIACLANVGPGLGPLVGPASNYSVLPDSALWLLTAAMLLGRLEILTVLVLFLPRFWVR